In Numenius arquata chromosome 1, bNumArq3.hap1.1, whole genome shotgun sequence, the DNA window AGGAAATAGTTCAGTGTGATCATCTTTGGCCctccaaattattttcaaaaagaaatcgaattcctgaaattaaaaaaaaaaaaacagaactaaaccacaaaatcacaaaaaaatcaaatatcatTTGACTGGTTTTCAGCAGAATTATTACAGCAGAAGAGGGGCAAATTTTGAACATGGAGATAGAAGATTACTACTAAGAAAGCCCTTTACAACAACAAGTCACTTCGGTAGTAGAAAGTAATCCACAAACTGAAAACATACCTTCTTAAAAACAGTGTACAACTAGCAGTATACAAATAAGGACTGCTGTCATGTAGTTTGAAAAATACACACATCCAGGATTCTGAATCATGGCCAAGTGCAATTAAATGTAaagctgggtggaaaaaaaaacccaaacacaatcaACAGATCTTTTTCCTCATTCATTTATAACTTTAGGGGGAAAAGTTATAAACCCCAGACACTTCCTATTTATTGTTTTGTTCTGACAAAAACAACGAgcttctaaaatttaaaaattaaattgaaagcaTGGTaaagaaatttcagaagaaaagtctTTCCTCAAGAACTGCCTAATTTATGCATTTCTAGATAGGTTTTATAAGGTTTGtggctttttcaaaagaaaaaagccttccaGTTATTTGcacatttataaaatgtttccAGTAAGGTTTTGTACAGCAGTTAAAAAGATGTTATAGCAATGTGGGAAACTGCAACTGGCTCTAATCAGATAAAGTAGGTTGATCAGTCCTGGCTTACCCTCTATACTGTAAAATATATTAGGAGTAAGAGAGCAAACAGTACAAACATTCTCTCACCAAAACTTGCTCGTCACAGCAAGCGCACATATAGCCCAGAGGCAACCTATGTGGCTATTTCTTGAAAGCATCCTTCCTTGCAATTAATCAGAAATCCAGGACCAAAGCTCTTCTCCACAACATTCAGAGCAATTCCAAGTTCAGTGTCCTTATCCAATTCATTTCCAGGTCAAATTAAATTGTAGCTGAGTTAATATTCACGTGGGAATCTCAAACACTATTAATCTTTTTGTTAAGGTGGCTACCTGTTAACCAGAACAATAACGGCAAGgcaccaaaccattctataacaTAAGAGTTATATTTCATTTTACCCCAGACCCTAAGATACTACattctaatattttaaaatgctttaatgtcTGCCTCATTACCCTGACTTTGagaagataatattttaaaagacgtTAAAGCTCTTCTACATGACGCAAGTGATGTTTCAAAACAAGTTAATCAGCTCTAGAAacacttactcttttttttttgtcctttaactGATCTTTCACCTAGTCTAGGCCTAATCAAGACAAGAATTAAAATATTGTCACCACTGAATTTTAAAGAGTACAGCACTCACGAATTGAGCTAACCCCATGACATTAACATTGAGAAAGGATAACGTGCTCATATCACACCTTTAATTCTCTTGTCTAGACTAGGATTTAAGACAACACAGCTGCTAAAATGCAACCCGTTGACAAAGAAAGCGTTTGAGTTGCATTCATCATTGCATACTGTACCTAGACTATACTGTATGCCTTAGTGCAGCAAAAACTAAATACTAGTCCTGTATTGGTAACCtctaggataaaaaaaaaaaaacacacacaaaataaaaacagaccAGCAGGAAGTTAATTAATAAAAGAATATGAAGAAGCAGATAGCTATAGTTGTTGTTACCTTACCAATCATGTAAATCTTTGTACAAGTCACTACGTGCCAGGATAATTTAGCACTGCAGCCCCAATTGCCTCCCTATTCTCTCTTAAAACGTTATCATCACATACCACCTACACAATTTACAAGGAgcaaaaaaggaagggaaaaaaaaaaagatgtttgagCAACACTTGcaatatttcagaaatgaaataaccAGTAACCCCAGGTTTGttcttaggtgaaaaaaaaaaaaataggagtcTGACACTGAATTATTGAGGGAAAAACTAGAAAAGGAATGGATTAAATGATTTTTGGGTAAGCCACCCACTCAGgcatttcaaattttattcatCTAAAAAACTTTCAATGTCTGTTTTTGAAATTTCAGTCCAAAAAGTATGCCTGCTAACATAAGAGTTTTAACTAAACATACTGCTACCCAGAATGTTTTATGTATGACCAAAAACCAAAATTTGTTTCTATCCACATACAATCCAACTGAAGAGTAGAGAATCGtggttattttgaaagaaaagacacaAGTTACTGCCAACTGTGTTGGCtataaaaacagtatttaaagaaTTATTGTCCTCTAGGCAAAACAGAAAttcaaaggcaaaacagaaattCTAATGAGCAGTGATTCTTgataaaattttccaaatattcattGCAAAAATCTGTGTCAAAACAGCTTAATGAATAGCAAGATAGAAAACATTCAACCCCAAGCACTAATGCTATATTATTGTACTAAACTATGAAAGCCATTAAAGCCACTGTTATATTTGGTCTTTAACGcattaaatagcatttttacAACACAGACACGATCAAGCAACACTgcacaactgaaaacaaatttaagaaatcTTGCTGCATACTATTCTACTATTTGACAATCGTAGCTCTCCACATTTATTCACACACCTCTACAACAACATGAGCTACAGCATCAATTAAGACCTGAAAGGAGAAGATGATGCTAAGTGATACaggcatcataaaaaaaaaatacgctATATGCTAAACTAGCACAATCTAAACTAAACATGCATACAAAAGGAGCTTGCCTACCTGGCTTTTTCAATAAAAGTCCAAAGAACACCTAAAAAGCAGGAGGGgataaaaagatttattttcagtgcCCACATAGGGAAGCTATCATGTCACTTTaccatacaaagaaaaataaataaatcttggaAAGTAATACCTATACAAttagctggggagggggagctaagtagccaaaaaaaaaacaaacaaacaaaaaaacattaaaagactcTGGTTATAATAATTGTCTCAAATTTTCATGGTTTCCACAGAAAGTAACTTAAAAGTAGCATGGATATTTCAGATTCTCAAAAAAgtgggggggggcatggggaggggggaggaggaggagagggaggaaatcaAGAGAACTCTGCATGTATGGAATTTAATTCAAAAGCTTCTACCGGAAAACATTAAAGGTAATGTGTTCTGAAGATGCATGAGCACCCTGAAATTTCCAAGTTTAAGACTAAGCCAAGCAACTTTAAAATAATCTTCTATAGCTTAAAATTGCACACTGTCAGAGACATTTTTTAGAGGATTGTCTACGTATGAATTTCCCAGTTAAATCAAGAACCTATAATTTTGTCTGACAGAATTAGTTCATTACTCTCAAATTAAAACAAAGGTAGattcactaagaaaaaaaaagatctgaactCTATAGAGCCAGAAAGAATTATtgtaaagttatttaaaaagcatGACAGCATGAAGAGAAACTAAAAGTCTGAgtttaaaactaaataaattttACAAGACTGTCCTGTATCCTGCAAACCTGTACTCTTTCTAGTGGAAGGTCTACATATCAGTTCCCCAATAAGACATAGGAGATGGCCATACAGCTGAAGGCTCTGATGTTATATACAGGGTCAATTTGATACGACTAACTACTTGTGTTTACCAGGTCTTTAAAGCTCTACAGATACTTaaattgtttgcattttcttcttgtaAATCAATAAGGTTCTCACCAGAGAGGACGGCTACCCAGAGGtgtccatttaaaaaaagaaaaaaagaggccaGTATAGCTCTTCTGttatacttaaatattttaacacaatGGCTGATGTCTGCACCATGTCAGAATTCCGTTCAGGTTCCTACGTTTTCTAAGAAATATGTACATATGTTTGATGGGATTTAAAATCCATTAATATGTTCCTGCAATGAAGAGCTAAGTTTCGTCCGATGGGTGCACAAGAGTGGCTGGCAGCttgggcaagaaaaaaaaccacctcttgCTAAAAAAAGATTTCAGGATTTCAGTCTGTTCCCAACATCTCTACATGTCTTGCTAGCACCTATGAAAGTCCCTAGACATTTGTCAACCTTTTGCATACAGTACTTCAGAAAGAACTGTATTTTCCCAAATTTCTCTCCTCAACACTTAGGTATTTCTTCCTGGAAGGTTGGAGCCATTTCTATGGTTGAATGTGTCGTAGCAGTGTTTACGAAGAATTCTCTAAATAGttctcaagaaaatatttttctaattttaaaataaaataaaaaaaaaaaaaaaaaagagacaaggaaCACATAGAATTTCAGAAAACTGGTAAATTCAACCTTGCTTAAAGGGTACTTATTACAGTAAAGAGCTAAAGAACAAACTAAACTGTTCTATGTCCTCAAAACTCTCTATTTACTGACAGTCATCTGTATGATCACATTATCTAGTTTTCATGAGGATCTGGACCCAAATGTGCTAAATGGTCTTTGAAGAGAAACCATACATAGTTTTCATAGTACTTGGAAAGCAACACTTTCAAACTAGACATGTGAGCAGTTTGCAATTTCAAGTATAGTTTTTTCAGACTTAATCACCATTAAGTCGCTAAATACATCAATTATCATTGACTCAAGATGCTGATTTCACAATTAATACATTTCAATAATTACATCTCTTGTATGTTTTAAATTACCACACAGAATCCCTAGACTGGAAGGCAGACTTTGATCCTGATGATAAATCCCACCACAAAGAACATTCTCAACTCAGAGACACTTTTCTGTAATACTTCATAGCAATACACCTATATCATTTAGGTCTACATTTTCAAACAATCTAAATTAATAAATTTTCTGGTCTTTGCTtcctaaagaaaaagcaatagatcaatgaaattttttttcactacttGAAATAAGGCATTTCTCAAAACTTCTGTGCTTTAGTTTTCTGCTTGAATAGAAATAATACTACTCTTCTATTTCATGAGGTTctactaaaatatatatatagtgtctGTAGAACAGATTGAGAAATTACATTATTGAAGGCTATGTAAGCACCTAGAATACGTACCCAAGGAGGTTTCATGGGAGTAAAACATTGGGAAAGTCGtatccaaaattaaaatttagtaTATGGTAAATATCAGCAGACTCTTTCCAGAGAGCTTTCTAATCACACAGAAGACAAACACAGAAGCGTTAGAAGTTACCTcctttttccaccaaaaaaaatagaaaaaattacaCTGCTTAATCTGTGTACTCGCTACTTATTTCTAAACCTTGATATCTAACTGGGATGTACTGCTTCCAATCTGCTTCATTTGACAGCTTCTGTTCTTCTTTCACTGCAGACCTTCACCGCCATGGGCCCACTCATCCAGTTTAGCCTTGCTCTCACAAATAAAAGGTTTCTCCAGAAAACAGCTCATTCTGAAACTACCGTGCAGCATAAACAGCAGAGAGTTCTTTGCTGCCAAGCTTTCAAATCCATTCTGAAGGGAAAGAAGGTCCCAGAGTTGTGGCACGTACAAATGCACAGATAACATATTTTGTGTAGTATCTCACCAGGAGGCAGTAAAGCAGCAGTTCATTCCCTTTATCATTCTTGCATACAGAAAGCAAGGAATATCCTTCAAAGCtatcaaatggaaaatattattcttATATACACTCCATCTTCCCAACACTACAAACCCTAAGCATTTGCAAGATTCAGACAAAACAAGGCTTAATGGACATATTTGGCACAAGTGGGATCCAGAAACTGGTACTAGGTGCCTGAAACACTAAGATCATGGGGTTGGAACAACGCATTTCAGATAAGCAGTCATTTGTACAGTGAATAGGAGCTCCCAAACTGTTTACTTAGCCATCATCATGAGTGATAACAGCTTCAAACAAGCATGGAGGCACTCTCAAGATCCTAAACCCAGAGATCAAGCTTGTACCTTTGGCCTCATTCTGCACAATCCACCACCCTACGTTAGGGCACAACACTTCTGTCCTCCTACCTTCCGATTACACTCCTTATCCAGCAAAACAAGGCCTCCACAGCTTCACTCTCCTAAGGCACATCCTCTTGCAGGATTTTCCTGCCCCCCACGTACTGATACTAAAGCACACATTCCAGATAAGCAGGGGTAGTCGCAGGCACTGCAAGAACAGCTGATTGCAGAAGCGATTATTTTGTACCACACAAGCTACAGCCAAGCCACTCCTCAGGTAGAAGCTATTGCAAGATGCAGCATCTGgaggaagaacagcagcagctgtgatTTTGCACCACCGAGATCCTTCATCCAACACCGGCAGCATTCTGTGCAGCAGAAAGCTGGCCCAGAGTAAACAAGCACTTCTgaaaccttttccttctcctcatcctgtgtctaggcagagctgctgggggtgCACCCATCCACTCAGAACTGACAGGGCTCCCTTACTGAAGGTAAAGCACCTTAACTCATTCTTAGAAAGATCTagacaaaaatgtttcatttacttTGAAAAGAACAATACATTTAAAGCATTTCCCAGGAAAGAACTTTAATCACCTGTTTAAAAGCTACAGAGGCATCCTCCACTTTGATGAAGCCCTGCACCATGACTGAAAGGGATGCAAGGCTGCCACACCACACAAGGAAGCTTGACTTTATAGTTTTGCCATTAGGAGACTCCTCTGCAAACTGGGAGACCTGGATTTCAGTCCTGTTTCTAAGCCTATTTatgaattttttaatattaaatagcaATTTAATGAGAATAGAAACCATACTGGTAAGAGTGATCTCAACCTCTTCTAGCCACTAAGCTTCTAGGAGTCAACCACTATGAGTTAAGTAAAGATCCACTTGTTCCCTCTCATTCATGAACATGTCATTCATTCCTACAAAGTAACTCAACCTCACCAGGTGGAGTGAAGGACTCCCTTAGCTTAGTTTGGTCTGGTATGTGGTGGGGTTAGACCAGGGAAGCAGAAGACTCAAGTGTGCATCTCTTAacctgaagaggaagaggaaatttGACCTGGCTTTTCTACTTCTTGGAAGATTAATTAAAATCACTCTCTAATTATGTAGTAACATAGGGATtcttccatcaaaaaaaaaaaaaaaaaaagcaaggcaaatGTGTAAAACGCAGTTACCTACCAGTTAGGGACCAAGCCAATTGGTTTTCAGATATAATGAAAGTTCAAAGATTTTTAGATCATAGTTTTCTATCAATATAACCATACTGTTGTTATTCTCAGGTATATCTCATCCAGAATCCCTAAGTAAACAGGACTATGACTATTTGCCTCTCAACATGGATTAAATGCATTTGCGCAACTGTAAATTATAATTTAGAAGTCCTTGTACAGATACATATTATATCTGTAAATATGCATTCTTCCAGTTTAACTGGTAGAAAGGATGCAAGCTTAAGCCAACAGCACATTAGGTCTTATACTGCCTGTGAACTTAAGTCAGGCTCCCAAACATAACACCACCACCCACAAATATAAGACGAGGCTGACAAGGAAAGATCTGGTACACTTGCTGAAACTGTATCTTTTTAATATTGCAAGTCAATTGCAAGTCAATAGCATATCCCCTTCAACTACAACTCAAAGTTTCCAGGATCTGCTAAAATTTTCATGATTTCAGCTGCTTTTAGATTACTTCGCATAAGTGAATTTTAGAATTAAAACATTGCTTGTATGTCTTTCACAAAGTACCTGAGCAAGAGCCAGAAGCTGAAGTCCTGCAGTAAAAGAGATGGCAGAAGAAACATAAGAGCAGCATTTAGACCACTCTGAGCAGTGCTGAGTCAACGTAACTATGGAAGTACAAGTTGCTTCCTATTCTGCTTCACCTACCTACTGTTTGACAGCCGGGGTCTGAACGCAGACACTCCATTGCAAGGCACAACACAAGCTGCAAAAGCCACAGCCAGGCATTCAGAGACTAAATGAATTTCTATCACAGATTAAACACAGCAGAACCAAAAGTGTTTATCAATGAATAAACTCTAACTACTTAAAAGGAAAACTGTTCTTCTATAGAGTATGTGTGAATGGTAAGGGTCGCAAGGATatggaaaatgcattttccatATTAAATTCAAAATAACTTCATTACATCGGTCTTTAGAAATCCCCAGTGAAAAAGTTAGGACACAGATTAAGAAACACCTACTGTGAGGAAGTTGCAAGTCTCCAAAAATACCAGCGCTTTgactcctccctcccctttcccctaCTCACCCTCCTCCCCAATATCAAAATACATCTTCCCCAGGCCTTGGCTCTGGAATGGTAGTTTCTGTGAACAGACCATACCCGACCATATGATTAGCCATTATCACCTTTTATAATCCACTCTACATTAAGATGCAAATCCAACAGCTGTGGTCCAACTAAGTTATTTACAAGGGTTTCCCTTTCAGATGTCCAAGCCAAAGCTACAACCAGTTCTGCGACATAAGTCCAGCCTCTCTCCACAGGCAGTAACAGATCTCGGTCTGTGACCAGCGGCATTTTCCCATCCACGCTATGGTTCAAACGGTTGCTATGATTTCAAATGGTACATCTACCCTTATTTTGGCGTGACTGGCTGCATTTCAGCTGCTGACATCTAACTGATTGACGCATATCTAAACAACGTAGTGGTTATACAAACAAACTGGCAGTACGCACCGGTGTTTCACCACTGTGGATTTACTTGTAATAGAGTGGCTGGCAACGCAACCGTGGGAAATTTAAGAGAAACACCAGCATGCAGAAGGCCTAAAGCTGCCAGCCATCATCTCTTTACCAAGAAAGAGGCTTTGCGTTCTGCGCTTTTTAAGAGGAGCGGGAAGCTCACGGAAATACCTACACAGGTATCTGAAAAGGCAGATCTCTACCTGCCTCAGACGGCATGTGTGCTGCACGAAAACACCCCGGTGCTTCCCTTTGCAGACGAGTGACGGCACGTCCACTACATAAAGTGCACTCGAGGGCTGACCCATACAACACTCGGGGAACTGCTCTCcgcaccccaccaccaccaccaccaccccccccgccgccccccggttCCAGCCTATGCCCAGCCTGTCTGCCATATTTCACGCGGGGGCACCTCGAACTTACCGCACacgggtggggagggagggagggagagagggagggagggcgagCAGCGGGGCCCGCCGGAGCCCCCTGCCCCCGCTCCACCACTCCTGCGGGtagggccgcccccccccgccccctcctgcGGGCGAGGCACCGGCGGGGCccactggggaaggagggaggcggGTGAAGGAAGGAAGCCGCGGGGCAGGCACCTGAGTGGGGCGGCGGGCAAGGCGTGGGCAGCCCCCGGGCCGGAGATCCGGGCACCGCGGGGCGGCCCAGcccgggggaaggaggggacggAGGCGGGAagcgaggggtgggggggggatatCGGACAGAGGGAcggaggggcgggcgggcggcaggccccggcgggccgggccgcagGTGGGCGTCGGGCGCGGCCGTCGGAGGAGAGGCCGCCGGGCAAGTCACCTCTTGACGCGGATGATCTGGTCGCGCATGGGTCGGATGTCCTGGAAGCTCTGCTGGTTGACCAGGCTGTAGACGAGGATGAAGCCCTGCCCGTTCTTGATGTAGAGGTCCCGCATGGAGGCGAACTGCTCGGTGCCCGCCGTGTCCAGGATCTCCAGGACGGAGGGGGAGGCGTCCACCTCGATCTCCTTGCGGTAGAAGTCCTCGATGGTGGGGTCGTACTTCTCGATGAAGGTGCCGGTCACGAACTGCACCGTGAGCGCCGACTTCCCCACCCCGCCCGAGCCCAGCACCACCACCTTGTACTCCCgcatcctcccgccgccgccagcgcgGACCGCCCGCCCGACCCGCACCTGCCGAcggcccctcctcacccccccgccATGAGccgcccctccctgccctgcctcgcccgcagccgccgcccccgctccgctccgcgcccgcccgGCGGATGCTGCCGGccgcggcggctgctgctgggcggcgctgccggcggcggggccgcgctcACGGGGCTGCGGCGCGGCCGAGGTGgggcgccggccccgccccctccttcccctgtcGCCACGGCAACAGCCAACCGGCCggcgcgcggcggggcgccgAGGAGGAAGAAAGAGCGGGGAGGAGGGCGACGCCCCGTCACGTGGCACCTCCCCgcgttccccctcctcccccccccgctcacCGGAGGGGGCCGGCCAACcggcgggcgcggcggccgcACGTGACGCCGACGGCAGCAGCGACGcggcgggcggtggcggcggcggcccagTCCCCGTCCCTCGCCCGGCGCTGTCGCCGTGGAGACAgcgggccccgccccccgccccgcgggcGAGCTCCGCCGCACGCGCCGCCCGGCGGGCCAACCGGCGGCCGCGCCGCGGTGACGCGCCGGGAGGGGCGAGCCAATGGGACCGCGgcctggagggaggggggagcggggttGGGCGGAAGTGCCTGTCAggggccggcagcggcggggccg includes these proteins:
- the RAP2A gene encoding ras-related protein Rap-2a isoform X2 → MREYKVVVLGSGGVGKSALTVQFVTGTFIEKYDPTIEDFYRKEIEVDASPSVLEILDTAGTEQFASMRDLYIKNGQGFILVYSLVNQQSFQDIRPMRDQIIRVKRYEKVPVILVGNKVDLESEREVSSSEGRALAEEWGCPFMETSAKSKTMVDELFAEIVRQMNYAAQPDKDDPCCSACNIQ
- the RAP2A gene encoding ras-related protein Rap-2a isoform X1 — translated: MREYKVVVLGSGGVGKSALTVQFVTGTFIEKYDPTIEDFYRKEIEQFASMRDLYIKNGQGFILVYSLVNQQSFQDIRPMRDQIIRVKRYEKVPVILVGNKVDLESEREVSSSEGRALAEEWGCPFMETSAKSKTMVDELFAEIVRQMNYAAQPDKDDPCCSACNIQ